The Pararhodobacter sp. genome has a window encoding:
- a CDS encoding phage tail tube protein: protein MAQPTTIKGGKVVVTLGNDATPIVYSAPCGFTSKSVQLDKALGDTLLPDCDDPDAVGWLARDAESLSMSVSGEGVLAEESVEKWLDAFHDADSVPVKVVITFPTKSITYTGKMHVSSFSFEAPQSGRVTSSVEMQSDGEMVRTVA, encoded by the coding sequence ATGGCCCAGCCGACCACCATCAAGGGCGGGAAAGTCGTTGTCACCCTCGGCAACGATGCCACCCCTATCGTTTATTCCGCTCCCTGCGGCTTCACGTCCAAAAGCGTGCAACTTGATAAGGCTCTGGGCGATACCCTCCTGCCGGATTGTGATGACCCGGACGCCGTGGGCTGGTTGGCACGCGATGCCGAGAGCCTTTCCATGAGCGTGAGCGGTGAAGGCGTGCTCGCGGAAGAAAGCGTGGAAAAGTGGCTGGATGCCTTCCACGATGCCGACTCCGTGCCGGTCAAGGTTGTGATTACCTTCCCGACGAAGAGCATCACCTATACCGGCAAAATGCACGTTTCCAGCTTCAGCTTTGAGGCTCCACAGTCTGGTCGCGTGACCAGCTCCGTGGAGATGCAGAGCGACGGCGAAATGGTGCGGACAGTGGCGTGA
- a CDS encoding GTA-gp10 family protein: MSRDARIDFEWAGGFRAFRLGFDQLVELQEVCGAGPQVVHERLIGGAWGVADISHVLRLGLIGGGLSREAAHALVKEHVEGSPPVQNLVYAQLVLGSGIMGAPDETVGQTGGGEGDADPLPDGKIRVADILGAAAVMGFTPQEVGEMSLWQFLAALDGYAKAHDPKSGQKLKAGEKDDLWEMVRAW, from the coding sequence ATGAGCCGGGACGCGCGGATTGATTTTGAATGGGCGGGGGGCTTTCGGGCCTTCCGTCTGGGCTTCGACCAGCTTGTTGAATTGCAGGAGGTCTGCGGGGCCGGGCCGCAGGTTGTTCATGAGCGGCTGATCGGTGGCGCATGGGGGGTGGCGGATATTTCCCATGTGCTCCGGCTGGGGCTGATTGGCGGCGGCCTTTCCCGAGAGGCGGCGCACGCATTGGTGAAAGAGCATGTGGAGGGCTCACCGCCGGTTCAAAATCTGGTGTATGCGCAACTGGTTCTCGGGTCCGGGATCATGGGCGCGCCAGATGAGACTGTTGGGCAGACGGGCGGCGGCGAGGGTGATGCGGACCCGTTGCCAGACGGGAAAATCCGCGTTGCGGATATTCTCGGGGCTGCCGCAGTGATGGGCTTCACCCCGCAAGAGGTGGGAGAGATGAGCCTGTGGCAGTTTCTGGCGGCGCTCGACGGCTATGCCAAGGCGCATGACCCGAAATCCGGGCAGAAGCTCAAGGCCGGCGAAAAGGATGATCTGTGGGAGATGGTGCGGGCGTGGTGA
- a CDS encoding HK97 family phage prohead protease produces the protein MERNNYALEVKSLSEEGVIEGYASIFGNVDRGGDKVAPGAFADGLHRARQGGRSIKMLWQHNPDQPIGVWDDLAEDSKGLWGKGRLVMEVPKAREAHALLKAGALGGLSIGYRTLQDEPDGNARLLKKLDLYEVSPVTFPMNERAKVTAIKADGVGDLVDKLAAGERLTEREFERLAKGLGLSNSQAERAARIHLKGQGEPAGAVKSDDEARAFWAALRG, from the coding sequence ATGGAACGCAATAATTATGCCCTTGAAGTCAAGTCGCTAAGTGAGGAAGGCGTGATCGAAGGTTACGCCTCCATCTTCGGGAATGTGGACAGGGGCGGTGACAAGGTTGCGCCTGGCGCTTTTGCCGATGGCCTGCACCGCGCCCGGCAGGGCGGGCGCTCCATCAAGATGCTGTGGCAGCACAACCCAGACCAGCCTATTGGGGTTTGGGACGATCTTGCCGAGGATAGCAAGGGCCTGTGGGGGAAGGGGCGGCTCGTGATGGAGGTGCCCAAGGCGCGCGAGGCGCACGCCTTGCTCAAGGCCGGGGCGCTGGGTGGGCTCTCCATCGGCTACCGCACCTTGCAGGATGAGCCGGACGGCAATGCCCGGCTGCTGAAAAAGCTCGACCTTTACGAGGTTTCCCCCGTCACTTTCCCCATGAATGAGCGGGCAAAGGTGACCGCCATCAAGGCGGATGGGGTGGGCGACCTTGTTGACAAGCTGGCAGCCGGGGAGCGGCTGACGGAGCGTGAGTTTGAGCGACTGGCCAAGGGACTTGGCCTCTCAAACTCGCAGGCGGAGCGTGCCGCGCGCATCCACCTGAAGGGGCAGGGGGAGCCTGCCGGCGCGGTGAAAAGTGATGATGAGGCCCGTGCATTTTGGGCCGCGCTGCGGGGCTGA
- a CDS encoding phage major capsid protein, giving the protein MPDETKSAAQLAAETKAAFERSVDSVKEIAEKALAESKKGNELAASFKEKADEALTGMNALNERMSEMEQKSAKAGRGGDEAPQSLGEQYVSSEEYKSFVGSNSRKGMAPLQLKADITTAASGAGAVGAAIAPNRLSGIQELPRRRLVIRSLLSPGRTDSPLIEYVREKGFTNNAAVVAEGAKKPQSDIELEDIQTSTKTIAHYVKVSKQALSDVSQLRSHIDGRLLFGLQSKEDQQLLAGDGVGGNMLGLIPQSTAFAAPIEIEGATRLDALRLAMLQAALSEYPASGHILNPIDLTAIEMLKDTLGRYIIGNPQGGMSPTLWGLPVAETTSMAAGKFMTGSFDLAAQIFDQWQSVIEVGFENDDFTRNKLTIRAEERLALAVYRPEALIYGDLLPVAGGEG; this is encoded by the coding sequence ATGCCTGATGAGACCAAATCTGCCGCGCAGCTCGCGGCGGAAACGAAGGCGGCTTTTGAGCGCTCTGTGGACTCGGTGAAAGAGATTGCTGAAAAGGCACTTGCCGAGTCCAAAAAGGGCAATGAGCTGGCCGCCTCGTTCAAGGAAAAGGCTGATGAAGCCTTAACCGGCATGAATGCGCTGAATGAGCGTATGTCTGAAATGGAGCAGAAGTCCGCCAAGGCGGGGCGGGGCGGTGATGAGGCCCCGCAGTCGCTGGGTGAACAGTATGTTTCCAGCGAGGAATATAAGTCCTTTGTAGGGAGCAACTCGCGCAAGGGTATGGCCCCTCTCCAGCTCAAGGCCGATATTACAACGGCGGCCTCGGGGGCCGGGGCTGTGGGCGCGGCAATTGCACCGAACCGGCTTTCCGGCATTCAGGAGCTGCCCCGCCGTCGTCTGGTGATCCGCAGCCTGCTTTCGCCGGGGCGCACCGATAGCCCGCTGATCGAGTATGTCCGGGAAAAGGGCTTTACGAACAACGCCGCCGTGGTGGCGGAGGGCGCGAAAAAGCCGCAGTCGGATATCGAGCTGGAAGATATCCAGACCTCGACAAAGACGATTGCGCATTATGTCAAGGTGTCGAAGCAGGCGCTTTCCGATGTGTCGCAGTTGCGCTCCCATATTGATGGTCGGCTGCTGTTCGGGTTGCAGTCGAAAGAGGATCAGCAACTCCTTGCGGGCGATGGTGTCGGCGGGAATATGCTGGGTCTCATCCCCCAGTCTACGGCATTTGCCGCGCCGATTGAGATTGAGGGCGCGACCCGCCTTGATGCGCTCCGGCTTGCGATGCTTCAGGCGGCTTTGTCCGAGTATCCTGCCAGCGGCCATATTCTCAACCCGATTGATCTGACAGCAATCGAGATGCTCAAGGATACGCTGGGTCGGTACATCATCGGAAACCCTCAGGGGGGCATGTCTCCCACGCTGTGGGGGCTGCCGGTGGCGGAGACCACATCCATGGCCGCCGGCAAATTCATGACCGGATCTTTCGATCTCGCGGCTCAGATCTTCGACCAGTGGCAGAGCGTCATTGAGGTCGGGTTTGAGAATGACGACTTCACCCGCAACAAATTGACCATCCGCGCGGAAGAGCGTCTGGCGCTGGCGGTCTACCGGCCTGAGGCGCTGATTTATGGCGATCTTCTGCCGGTGGCTGGCGGCGAGGGATAA
- a CDS encoding DUF3168 domain-containing protein yields the protein MTDPLYELKAAIITTLRGDARVSGFVARRVYDRVPTGDQAPPSPYVSMGPFDGTEDSADCIDGLAVSLQIDVWSWGDGEAYSSAECSKIAQAVRRALHDRELALPAAALVNLRHRMTRIMQASDGITNHGALTFEATLEG from the coding sequence ATGACAGACCCGCTCTATGAGCTAAAAGCGGCCATTATCACCACCCTGCGCGGCGATGCGCGTGTATCCGGCTTTGTGGCCAGGCGTGTCTATGATCGGGTGCCGACCGGCGATCAGGCTCCGCCATCGCCCTATGTTTCCATGGGGCCTTTTGATGGCACGGAAGACAGCGCCGATTGCATTGATGGGCTGGCGGTGAGCCTGCAAATCGACGTGTGGTCATGGGGCGACGGCGAGGCTTACAGCTCGGCGGAATGCAGCAAGATTGCACAAGCCGTGCGCCGCGCCCTGCATGACCGGGAATTGGCGCTGCCTGCGGCGGCGCTGGTCAATCTGCGGCATCGCATGACGCGGATCATGCAGGCGAGCGATGGGATTACGAACCATGGCGCGCTGACATTTGAGGCCACCCTAGAGGGGTGA
- a CDS encoding HK97-gp10 family putative phage morphogenesis protein yields the protein MAKILNLARLERKLKRLPATTQATIRAAMEKSADEIVALARRLVPVDDGALRDSIGWTWGAPPQGALTLGKVARSAIGKGLTITVYAGDSDAFYARWVEFGTKASAARASRQDSRYKRTAGVMTKEYGAHAATPAQPYFFPAYRANRKTAKARIRRATRQAARKVAAGG from the coding sequence ATGGCCAAGATACTCAACCTCGCCCGGCTGGAGCGCAAGCTGAAGCGTCTACCGGCAACAACGCAGGCGACAATCCGGGCTGCCATGGAAAAGTCCGCAGATGAGATTGTCGCACTGGCGCGCCGGCTGGTGCCGGTGGATGACGGCGCGCTGCGGGATTCAATCGGCTGGACATGGGGCGCGCCGCCGCAGGGGGCGTTGACCCTTGGAAAGGTGGCGCGATCCGCAATTGGCAAGGGGCTGACTATCACGGTTTATGCCGGTGATAGTGATGCCTTCTATGCTCGTTGGGTGGAATTCGGGACAAAGGCAAGTGCGGCACGCGCCTCAAGGCAGGATTCCCGGTACAAACGCACGGCGGGTGTCATGACAAAGGAATATGGGGCGCACGCAGCTACGCCAGCCCAGCCCTACTTTTTCCCGGCATACCGGGCCAACCGTAAAACCGCCAAGGCGCGCATTCGCCGGGCCACACGGCAGGCGGCCCGCAAGGTGGCCGCCGGAGGGTGA
- a CDS encoding head-tail connector protein, with translation MTVPYRVVPPAALPVSLSDAKAHLIVDHGDHDALIERQIAAATDMLDGYHGKLHRALVRQTWQVDLPGVPPGGVIRLPLGPAISVDSIMYRDRAGAVQTLPAADYSGPVLDGLGPFVRVRSRPDLGPWDDAVMVRFTCGAGAPEDVPALIRQAILLLVGHWYAQREAAGDSLVEVPLAVSAIIAQFVRPL, from the coding sequence ATGACAGTGCCGTATCGGGTTGTGCCGCCTGCGGCGCTGCCGGTGAGCCTGAGTGATGCCAAGGCGCATCTGATTGTTGATCATGGCGACCATGACGCGCTGATTGAGCGGCAAATCGCGGCCGCAACAGACATGCTGGATGGATACCACGGCAAGCTGCACCGGGCGCTTGTGCGCCAGACGTGGCAGGTGGATTTGCCCGGCGTGCCTCCCGGCGGGGTTATCCGCCTGCCTCTCGGTCCGGCCATATCGGTGGACAGCATCATGTACCGCGACCGTGCAGGGGCGGTGCAGACGTTGCCTGCGGCGGACTATTCCGGCCCGGTTCTGGATGGGCTGGGACCGTTTGTGCGGGTGCGCAGCCGGCCGGATCTTGGGCCGTGGGATGACGCTGTGATGGTGCGTTTTACATGCGGCGCGGGCGCGCCGGAAGACGTGCCGGCGCTGATCCGGCAAGCGATCCTGTTGCTGGTTGGGCATTGGTACGCGCAGCGAGAGGCGGCAGGCGATAGCCTTGTGGAGGTGCCTCTCGCGGTGAGCGCAATCATTGCCCAGTTTGTGAGGCCGCTGTGA
- a CDS encoding head-tail adaptor protein, with protein sequence MPRAGDLRFRLHFQSRGAGSDGFGTAVTGPFETRFTVSAGMVAKVGGESVMASRLAGTQPYVVTVRQSSQTRQVTTDWRMEDARQPGRIFNIRSIHDPDGRGAWLDMLVTEGVAT encoded by the coding sequence ATGCCAAGGGCGGGCGATCTGAGGTTCCGGCTCCACTTTCAGAGCCGGGGGGCGGGGAGTGATGGCTTTGGCACGGCTGTAACCGGGCCGTTCGAAACCCGCTTTACGGTTTCTGCCGGCATGGTTGCGAAGGTGGGTGGGGAAAGTGTCATGGCCTCGCGCCTTGCTGGCACGCAGCCCTATGTGGTGACAGTGCGCCAGTCATCGCAAACCCGGCAAGTGACAACAGACTGGCGCATGGAAGATGCGCGCCAACCGGGGCGGATTTTCAATATCCGGTCAATTCATGACCCTGACGGGCGCGGGGCATGGCTGGATATGCTGGTGACAGAGGGGGTTGCGACCTGA
- a CDS encoding tape measure protein, producing MATDVEKLVVQLSADMKQYQREMNRAAGIANGQARKIESRFIKSEHNLKLIGAGMARGLVAPLGGVAAALTTKEVLSYADAWTRAKNSLAVAGVVGAEQVAVLERLYTLAQRNSAPLESLADVYGKAAQAQAELGASTEDLTRFSDVVAMSLRVAGKSAAEASGALTQLGQLLGSSRVQAEEFGSIMEGSQPLLMAVAHGIDAAGGSVSKLKQLVNEGAVSNRDFFEGALRGYGKVASMAANSAQTIDQGMTRIRNAFMKYIGSTDESLSVSQRLVAGLNGLADNFEQTGDVVLKVAAIIAGALVGRAIGGMISNLGLATTAVMKFAVALRSAAGMSGVAKAIGGLTAAAGPLGVVIGATAVGALALFSATSSEASAGANLYAESLRNVESAAKGAAAGIEKSTASIQSRTVNALLNAVKVSEGEVKSTISDLSRAFDTLLDKERGRDLVGMGRIDDGTEDELRALRVGLDDGSVSAERLLDRISAIANADSGMQWLVDELRAFAERAAHAKTASENLSEELKATPGGEFARLTRELQVADAAIDRTRERLLQYIDAAARAAQNANILPPDAVDQVNDLRDALQAGEVSADDARGALEALGRAHPKFGGWVANLAQMLTALQDVTGAANDTRDALSRLGQGAPLMDDAVAAWKEASAAGKDFMADLAKRNSMTREAIDLEKKIVDLRKEAKARGATNLTDADFVRLAKEELAAEMRRGSEGKKQKEERADEYQRAREDIQRNIADMELEISVFGKSAYAIEFARAKQELLNAAKAAGRAETADLIAEVEREAAAYATVAQRMDEAGQKQQDNLDLQRELGNHTMTSLNALIRGTSSWNDVLGDTLDLLGQMVLKAALLGEGPLASMMGGGKGGLLGTLMGGLTGGAGGGSIGLYSKGGPVHAATGGRIAGPGTGTSDSIPAMLSNGEYVVKATAARKHAALLDAINSGSMRYLSTGGVAGRVRAVQANSAPGAPMSISAPLHIDARGANMTAEQMRAAVAPMFAEHTRQLQQAVPSWVEAQRGRTMMGRRT from the coding sequence ATGGCAACCGATGTTGAGAAGCTGGTTGTACAGCTATCTGCTGATATGAAGCAATATCAGCGCGAGATGAACCGCGCTGCCGGCATTGCCAACGGGCAGGCCCGCAAGATTGAATCCCGCTTTATCAAGAGCGAACATAACCTGAAGCTGATTGGCGCGGGGATGGCACGCGGGCTGGTGGCGCCGCTTGGTGGCGTTGCTGCCGCGCTTACGACAAAGGAAGTCCTTTCCTATGCCGATGCCTGGACGCGGGCGAAAAACTCGCTGGCTGTTGCCGGTGTGGTGGGGGCGGAACAGGTTGCGGTTCTGGAGCGGCTTTATACGCTGGCGCAACGCAATTCCGCGCCATTGGAATCTCTTGCGGATGTTTACGGCAAGGCAGCGCAGGCGCAGGCGGAGCTTGGCGCGAGCACGGAAGACCTGACGCGGTTTTCCGATGTGGTGGCGATGTCGCTGCGCGTGGCCGGGAAAAGCGCGGCGGAAGCCTCGGGCGCGCTGACACAGCTTGGCCAGCTTCTGGGCTCTTCTCGGGTGCAGGCGGAAGAGTTTGGCTCGATCATGGAAGGATCGCAGCCGCTGCTGATGGCCGTTGCCCATGGCATTGACGCTGCTGGCGGTTCGGTTTCCAAGCTGAAGCAGCTTGTGAATGAGGGTGCTGTTTCCAACCGGGACTTTTTCGAGGGTGCGCTGCGGGGGTATGGCAAGGTGGCCTCCATGGCCGCCAATTCTGCCCAGACCATAGATCAGGGCATGACCCGTATCCGCAATGCCTTCATGAAATATATCGGCTCGACAGATGAGAGCCTTTCGGTTTCGCAGCGGCTTGTGGCAGGCCTAAATGGCCTCGCGGACAATTTTGAGCAGACTGGCGACGTGGTTTTGAAGGTGGCCGCCATCATTGCCGGGGCGCTGGTTGGCCGCGCTATAGGTGGCATGATTTCAAATTTGGGCCTTGCCACAACTGCTGTGATGAAATTTGCGGTGGCCTTGCGGTCCGCGGCTGGCATGAGCGGCGTGGCCAAGGCCATTGGCGGCTTGACGGCGGCGGCTGGGCCATTGGGGGTTGTGATCGGCGCGACCGCAGTCGGGGCGCTAGCGCTGTTTTCCGCGACTTCCAGCGAGGCTAGTGCCGGCGCGAACCTTTATGCGGAAAGCCTGCGGAATGTGGAATCCGCAGCGAAGGGGGCCGCGGCCGGTATTGAAAAGAGCACGGCCTCCATCCAGTCGCGGACGGTCAACGCCTTACTCAACGCAGTGAAGGTGAGCGAGGGGGAGGTTAAGAGCACCATTTCGGATCTCTCGCGGGCCTTTGATACGCTCTTGGATAAAGAGCGGGGCCGTGACCTTGTGGGCATGGGCCGGATTGATGATGGCACGGAAGACGAATTGCGGGCCCTGCGTGTGGGGCTGGATGATGGTTCGGTCAGTGCGGAGCGTCTTCTTGACAGGATTTCCGCAATTGCAAATGCCGACTCTGGCATGCAGTGGCTGGTTGATGAGTTGCGGGCTTTTGCGGAGCGGGCGGCACATGCAAAGACGGCTTCCGAAAATCTCTCGGAAGAGTTGAAAGCCACGCCGGGCGGTGAGTTTGCCCGCCTGACACGTGAGTTGCAGGTCGCGGATGCAGCTATAGACCGGACACGTGAAAGGCTCCTGCAATATATAGATGCAGCGGCGCGGGCGGCACAAAACGCCAATATTCTGCCGCCCGATGCTGTGGATCAGGTGAATGATCTGCGCGACGCGCTTCAGGCGGGGGAGGTTTCCGCCGATGACGCGCGCGGTGCGCTGGAAGCTCTTGGGCGCGCCCATCCCAAATTCGGGGGCTGGGTTGCAAATCTGGCGCAGATGCTCACCGCTCTTCAGGACGTGACAGGTGCGGCCAATGATACCCGCGATGCTCTGTCCCGTTTGGGGCAGGGTGCACCGCTGATGGATGACGCTGTAGCCGCATGGAAAGAGGCGAGCGCCGCAGGCAAGGATTTCATGGCGGATCTGGCCAAGCGCAATTCCATGACGCGCGAGGCGATCGACCTTGAAAAGAAGATTGTGGACCTGCGGAAAGAGGCGAAGGCACGCGGGGCCACCAATCTGACTGATGCCGATTTTGTGCGGCTGGCGAAAGAGGAATTGGCCGCAGAGATGCGCCGTGGGTCAGAGGGCAAAAAACAGAAGGAGGAGCGGGCGGATGAATATCAGCGCGCGCGCGAGGATATTCAGCGCAACATTGCTGACATGGAGCTGGAGATTTCCGTGTTTGGCAAGAGTGCCTATGCCATCGAATTCGCGCGGGCAAAGCAGGAATTGCTGAACGCGGCAAAGGCAGCGGGCCGGGCGGAGACGGCGGACCTGATCGCGGAAGTGGAGCGCGAGGCGGCGGCCTATGCCACAGTGGCGCAGCGGATGGATGAGGCCGGGCAAAAGCAGCAAGACAATCTGGATTTGCAGCGCGAGCTCGGCAATCACACCATGACCTCGCTGAACGCTCTGATCCGGGGCACCAGTTCTTGGAATGACGTACTGGGGGATACGCTGGATCTGCTGGGGCAGATGGTTCTGAAGGCGGCGCTACTCGGTGAGGGGCCTCTCGCTAGCATGATGGGCGGCGGAAAGGGCGGTCTGCTGGGCACATTGATGGGTGGCTTGACCGGCGGTGCGGGCGGCGGCTCCATTGGCCTGTATTCCAAGGGCGGGCCTGTTCATGCCGCCACTGGCGGGCGCATTGCCGGCCCCGGTACGGGCACTTCTGACAGCATTCCTGCCATGCTCTCCAATGGGGAATATGTGGTGAAGGCGACGGCTGCGCGGAAACATGCGGCCCTGCTTGATGCCATCAACAGCGGCTCCATGCGGTATCTCTCAACCGGGGGCGTCGCGGGGCGGGTGCGGGCGGTGCAGGCAAATTCTGCACCGGGGGCACCCATGAGCATCAGTGCCCCACTCCATATCGACGCGCGAGGCGCGAACATGACGGCGGAACAGATGCGGGCGGCGGTGGCTCCCATGTTTGCGGAGCACACGCGGCAATTGCAACAGGCTGTGCCGAGCTGGGTCGAGGCCCAGCGCGGGCGCACCATGATGGGGCGGAGAACCTGA
- a CDS encoding terminase large subunit gives MWPQIFRLTEDRWAGKPFHLVFWQEVIVRLLVGWKAPVEIVDDETGKATVAHARLFRRLMLWVPRKNGKSEFLAALSLLFFALDGAFGGQGYSFASTEKQARTVFNKMKAMVGWSPQLAKAMKTYKDTIWLQENQSRFEVLTGKVEGKHGLSPTVITGDEMHEWRSTTIADTLRQGTGARLQPIELYASTAGRKSDVTGWGLWEETLSILDGRTEEPGTLAVVFAVDAEADWQDEALWARANPSLGRSPTMAFLRREASLAKDNPRKEATFRSYHLNQWVDASVRWLNLAKWDGCKGGRWQDFPQELAGRRCFAALDVSSTQDVTALLLLFPPEDGEASYRLVCRFWVPEASIERRVKNDRVPYDRWRDAGAMETMPGDYVDQAFVQKAVHEALAQYDVQRIGFDPWNARKLYTDLVADGVDADLFTEMRQGIRTLGEPSRHFEGLVYAGHLDHGGHPVLRWMAGNTEVRFDENLNFMPSKKTSAEKIDGIVAAVMATGLAMDGAPDDGGLDDYLKSMAA, from the coding sequence ATGTGGCCGCAGATTTTTCGTCTCACCGAGGATCGGTGGGCGGGCAAGCCCTTCCACCTGGTGTTCTGGCAGGAGGTGATTGTCCGCCTCTTGGTAGGCTGGAAAGCCCCGGTTGAGATTGTCGATGATGAGACGGGCAAGGCCACGGTGGCTCATGCCCGCTTGTTCCGGCGGCTCATGCTGTGGGTGCCGCGCAAGAACGGCAAGAGCGAGTTTCTGGCAGCTTTGTCGCTGCTGTTCTTCGCGCTGGACGGCGCTTTCGGCGGGCAGGGTTATTCTTTCGCCAGCACGGAAAAACAGGCGCGGACAGTATTTAACAAAATGAAAGCCATGGTTGGCTGGTCTCCCCAGCTCGCCAAGGCGATGAAGACTTATAAAGACACGATCTGGTTGCAGGAAAACCAGTCGCGCTTTGAAGTGTTGACTGGCAAAGTTGAGGGTAAGCATGGTCTCTCACCTACGGTTATCACCGGCGATGAGATGCACGAATGGCGCTCGACCACCATTGCCGACACGTTGCGGCAAGGTACGGGCGCGCGGCTCCAGCCGATTGAGCTGTATGCGTCCACGGCCGGGCGCAAGAGTGATGTGACCGGCTGGGGGCTGTGGGAAGAAACGCTCTCCATCCTTGACGGGCGAACGGAAGAGCCCGGCACGCTCGCCGTGGTTTTTGCGGTTGATGCGGAGGCGGACTGGCAGGATGAGGCGTTGTGGGCGCGGGCGAACCCCTCGCTTGGGCGTTCACCCACCATGGCGTTCCTGCGGCGTGAAGCCTCCCTTGCCAAGGATAATCCGCGCAAGGAAGCGACGTTCCGTTCTTACCATTTGAACCAGTGGGTGGATGCCAGCGTGCGTTGGCTCAATCTCGCCAAATGGGATGGGTGTAAGGGCGGGCGCTGGCAGGATTTTCCGCAGGAGCTGGCGGGGCGGCGCTGCTTTGCGGCGCTGGATGTGTCCTCAACACAGGACGTGACGGCGCTGTTGCTGCTGTTCCCGCCGGAGGATGGCGAGGCCAGTTACCGGCTGGTGTGCCGGTTCTGGGTGCCGGAAGCCAGCATCGAGCGGCGCGTGAAGAATGACCGGGTGCCCTATGACCGCTGGCGCGATGCCGGGGCTATGGAGACCATGCCCGGTGATTATGTCGATCAGGCATTTGTGCAGAAGGCGGTGCATGAGGCGCTGGCACAGTATGACGTCCAGCGGATCGGGTTTGACCCGTGGAACGCCCGCAAGTTGTACACGGATCTGGTGGCGGACGGTGTTGACGCGGACCTGTTCACGGAAATGCGGCAGGGCATCCGCACTCTTGGCGAGCCCAGCCGGCATTTTGAGGGGCTGGTCTATGCCGGTCATCTCGACCATGGCGGGCACCCGGTGCTGCGCTGGATGGCCGGTAATACCGAAGTCCGGTTTGACGAAAACCTGAATTTCATGCCGTCGAAAAAGACTTCGGCGGAAAAGATAGATGGCATCGTTGCCGCCGTGATGGCGACGGGCCTCGCAATGGACGGTGCGCCGGATGATGGCGGGCTGGACGATTATCTCAAGAGCATGGCGGCATGA
- a CDS encoding phage portal protein: protein MNILRKAWDAVSRPWRLSDDYIPRGGLMSHAGEAISEDGALALSTVWACVNLLAGTIAAMPLDLQRRGPGGAWVADDAHPLARVLRDSPNADQTPMDFWEYMCLSLELRGNAYARIERSGARIVALEPVPPGAMSVRRLASGALEYRWSDAGKSYVCGANEMFHVRGFGGHPLGGLSTLAHGRNTFGLASAIDRTAGGYFRNGLHAAVAIKFDKFLTAEQRAIADAEMVAKYIGAQNAGKPFRLEGGAAIEKIGIDPEDAQMLESRAFSVEEICRIFGVPPHMVGHTSKTTSWGAGLEQQVLGFQKFTLRRRLKKIEQAIRKQLLSAADRAAGLSASFNLEALLRGDSAARASFYSTLLGSGVMTINEVRALEGLPPVAGGDVPRMQVQNVPITEARVPEELRGHNGGPPLDEDEAA, encoded by the coding sequence ATGAATATACTGCGCAAGGCGTGGGATGCGGTGTCGCGCCCGTGGCGTCTGTCTGATGACTACATCCCGCGCGGCGGACTGATGAGCCATGCCGGGGAGGCGATCTCTGAGGACGGGGCGCTTGCCCTGTCCACGGTCTGGGCATGTGTCAATCTGCTGGCGGGCACTATTGCCGCCATGCCTCTGGATCTCCAGCGGCGCGGGCCGGGCGGGGCATGGGTGGCGGATGATGCGCACCCGTTGGCGCGGGTGCTGCGCGACAGCCCCAATGCCGACCAGACGCCCATGGATTTTTGGGAGTATATGTGCCTGTCCCTCGAATTGAGGGGCAACGCCTATGCCCGGATTGAGCGGAGCGGTGCGCGCATTGTGGCGCTGGAGCCGGTGCCGCCCGGCGCGATGAGCGTGCGGCGGCTGGCATCCGGGGCGCTGGAATATCGCTGGTCGGATGCCGGCAAGTCTTATGTGTGTGGCGCAAATGAGATGTTTCATGTGCGCGGTTTTGGCGGGCACCCGCTGGGTGGGTTGAGCACGCTGGCGCACGGGCGCAACACGTTCGGGCTGGCTTCCGCGATTGATCGCACGGCAGGAGGGTATTTCCGCAACGGCTTGCATGCGGCGGTGGCCATCAAGTTTGACAAGTTTCTGACGGCCGAACAGCGCGCGATTGCCGATGCCGAGATGGTGGCCAAATATATCGGCGCGCAGAATGCCGGCAAACCGTTCCGCCTCGAGGGCGGGGCCGCAATCGAGAAAATAGGCATCGACCCTGAAGATGCCCAGATGCTGGAGAGCCGGGCTTTCTCGGTTGAAGAGATCTGCCGGATTTTCGGGGTGCCGCCACACATGGTGGGGCACACCTCCAAAACCACGAGCTGGGGCGCGGGGCTTGAGCAACAGGTGCTCGGCTTCCAGAAATTCACCTTGCGTCGTCGCCTGAAGAAAATCGAACAGGCCATTCGCAAGCAGCTTTTGAGCGCCGCAGACCGGGCGGCGGGCCTGAGTGCGTCTTTCAACCTTGAGGCGCTGTTGCGTGGGGATAGCGCGGCGCGGGCCTCTTTCTACTCCACGCTTCTAGGCTCTGGCGTCATGACCATCAATGAGGTGCGGGCGCTGGAAGGTCTGCCGCCTGTGGCGGGGGGCGATGTGCCCCGGATGCAGGTCCAGAATGTGCCGATTACCGAGGCGCGCGTGCCGGAAGAATTGCGGGGCCACAATGGTGGGCCGCCGCTGGATGAAGATGAGGCGGCGTGA